In Desulfovibrio sp., the sequence AAACACGTTGTCGGTGTCAGGGATACTCATGATGGCCCTTCGGGCCTCGAAAAGCCAACGATCACAGGAGCTACCATGCGCGCCATCGCCATCTTAAGCCTGCTCGCCCTCGTGGCCTGCGCCACTCCCGCAAAAAAACCCGCCTACGACGCTGCCGATGCCAACAAGGACGGGAAGATCTCCCGCCAGGAATTCAGGAATCTGTTCAAAGACAACGCCCAGGACAAGGCCGACGAGATGTTCAACCGCCACGACACCAACCGCGACGGCAATCTCACCGGCCCCGAGTACGACCTCTGGGACGTGGTGGGCTCGGACGACAGCCTGCGCCCCTGGTAGGCGGTCGGCCTGACGGGCGTGCGCCCGGCCATTGGGCCGAAAAGCCCAAGGCCGTGGCGGTCCCGTTCGTGAGCCGGCACCGTATTGGGGAGGCCATTCGGCCTCGCCCGTAACTCTCTTGGTGCGCCCGGAGGCATTCCCTGGGACCTCCTTGCCTGGCCCGCGTACCTTCGGCGGGGGTCTGGCAGACGCACGGGCTTTTTGTCTTTCAGGCCGTAACTGCTTTGGTCCGTTATGATTACAGCGGGAAGAACACCATGAGCGAAAACGACAATAATACCCAGCACAGTCAGGCCGTTCGCTTAAGCATCGCCAATGGAGCGGAGCTGAGCCTTGCGTATGTGTTCATGAACATGCTCGCGGCCACCATCGCGAGCTATGGTCTTCTTGCGAACAGTCCGGCCGTTATTATCGGCGCCATGATTATCGCCATGCTTCTCGGCCCCATTACGGGAGTGTCCTTGGCGCTGGTCGACAGCGACATGAAGTTGCTGCTTAGAAGCCTGGTCACGCTTGGAGCCGGCGCGGTGAGCGTTATTGCTGTCGCGCTTACGGTTGGTGTCATTCATGGCGATGTGCCAATAACCAATGAAATAATCGCCCGGACCACGCCGAATTTCGCCGACCTGATGGTCGCCCTGGCCGGAGGAGCGGCCGGCGCGTATGCAACGGTGTCGCCCCGCCTGAGTGTCGCGTTCGTTGGCGTGGCCATCGCCACCGCGCTTGTCCCGCCGCTGTCGGCCGCGAGCATCCTTTTCGCGCGCGGGGAAATCGTTCCAGCTTCCGGCGCGCTCCTGCTTACGTTCACGAACATTGTGGCCATTCAGTTCGCTTCGTCCGTGGTCTTCTGGTTCACGGGGTTTCGGAAGATCAGCCATGCGTACGGTGTGTCATTCTTTAACTTCATTAAAATGAACGGCGTGAGCATTTGCATTCTGGTCGTTCTGGCCGGCGTTTTGACAGACAGCATGCATGAGGTTCTCTCCAAAAAGATCTTTGAATCTTCTTCAAAGCACTCCTTGCAGCAGGAACTTGAAAGCATTGAAGGAAACTACCTGGTTTCCGTTCGTTTCGAGGAGCAAAAAGGTGGAGGCCTCATAGTGCGCGCCGTTGTTCGCGGGCCCGAACCGCCAAGCGCCGCTCAAGTCGCGCAGATCGAGAAGAAGCTGCCCAAACATCCGAAAGGCAAGCCGCAGGAGCTTCGAGTCCGGTTCGTCCCCACAATGACCATCAACCGCGACGGGCTGCTCTATCAGGACCCGGATGACGGCTACCCGGCCAAATGACTGTCAGGGTGGAGATGAGAGCGTCGACACCATTTCATTCAGTTACATTCCACCCCGCTTCCCGGGTAAATGGTTCACGCCTTTGTCGTCCGTATTCTTTCCGTATTCCCGCTGGTTGAGGATGCCTTTGCCCCGAGAGAAATAAGAATATCATGTGAAAATGTGCGGGTGACAATGGAGTGAAGAGCGCAATGCAAGCCCGTCCCTCCCTGCGACCCGGATGGTACCGCCCGTGCCTTATGCATGCCATTGCTGGATTACTTATCGCCCTGTTTTCGATTGCATAAGCTCTGACTCATGTTTCGAAAGAAAGTCTTGCATATCAGTTGAAGTGTGCCTATATGATGTGACCTTAATACTCTCGGATATAATTTCAAATGTAGAAACCGGAGGCACACATGGATGACTGTTTGAAAGAAGCCTTGGATATTGTTAAAGCGCAAGCCAAGTTCCGCTCGATGACTGCCGGGGAAATCACTTCCATGGTGGCAAGCCTGACAGCCAATCTGAAAGGCATTGTTGAACCTGGGGGATGTGTCTACGAATCAGGCTCCGCAAAGGGCCAGGATCCGAAGAAGGCCATCAAGGAAAAATCCGTCACCTGTCTTGAATGCGGGGAATCGTTCAAGGTTATAACCAAGCGCCATCTGATCACACACGGTCTGGACAAGAAGTCCTACCTTGAAAAGCATGGACTCAAACCTGGAACCGCATTGGCCAGCAAGGAACTTACCCGCACCAGGCGGACAAAGATGAAGGACATGAAGCTCTGGGAAAGGCGGACAAAGAAGACGGTTAAGGGTTAGTGCAACGGTTTGTGTACCACGCATCTGGTTTTACATATTTCAAGTCATAGAGAGCGCGGACCGGGCGGGCCGCATCGTGCGACTTCACCATGGCCCGTCCGCCAGTGCGCTCCCGGAAAGGCCCGGCCGTGCGGTTGCCGGGGCAGGCACTGTCCGGCTTGAAGCGCGGTCTCGCGCAAGCCCACGGCACGGTGCATCCCCGCCGCGAGACGCCGCCAAAGCGGCGTTTTTCGCGTTCCAATTGACCATAAGCACGCCTTCGGGGTACAAACGTACCACTCTGCGACATGTAATTGGAGTTCATGCCGCTTGTTGAGCAAGACCACACGGGGAGCCATGCGCGACAGCGCAAATACCAGCGACGAGCTCCTTGCCGAGCTTCAAGCCGCCCGCCGGAAGATTGCTTTTCTTGAATCTCGCAGCGCGACGACCGGACACGCCGGAGAACTCCGGATGGACACGTTGTGCTGTTCGCGGATTCCATCCACTGATTCCGCGACGATCGATTTCAAGGACCTTTTTGACATCTCGAAATTGCAGCGCCTGCAGGACGAATTCGCCACGGCCACGGGCGTGGCCTCGATCATAACCTATCCTGACGGCACCCCCATCACCAACCCCAGCAACTTCTGCCGCCTGTGCAGCGATCTCATCCGCAAGACCGAGAAAGGATGCGAAAACTGCAGGATGTCCGACGCGTCCATCGGGCGGCATTGCGCCACGGGGCCCATTATCGAGCACTGCAAGAGCGGGGGGCTGTGGGACGCCGGAGCCGGTATTACCGTTGGCGGCCAGCATGTGGCCTGCTGGCTCATAGGCCAGGTGCGCGACGAAACCCAGACCGAAGAGTCCATACGCGCCTACGCCAGGCAGATCGGCGCGGAAGAGGACGAGGTGGCCAAAGCCTTTGGCGAAGTCCCGAAGATGTCGCTTGAACGCTTTCAGAATCTGGCCCAGGTGCTTTTTACTTTGGCCAACCAGCTCTCAGCCATGGCGCACCAGAACCTGCGCCAGGCCCGCCTGATAGCCGACCTGGAGCGGACCGAAAAGGAGCTCAAGGAGAGCACCGCCCGCATCAACCGCATAACCGACGCGGCCCAGGACGCCATCATCATGATGGACCCGGACGGGAGGATAAGCTTCTGGAACCTGGCTGCCGAGCGCATTCTCGGATACTCGCGCGAACAAGCCCTTGGAATGGAACTGCATGAGATTCTGGCGCCGGAGCGTTACCAACAAGAGGCCCGCGCCGCGGTTCACAGGTTCAGGTCCGCGAGCCAGGGCGGTGTTTTGGGCAGGACCGTGGAACTGGCCGCGAAACGCAAGGACGGGGCGGAGCTTGATGTCTCGCTTTCCCTCTCCGGGCTTGAAATCGAGGGGCGCTGGCATGCCGTGGGCATCATGCGCGACATCACCAGCCGCAAACAATCCGACCGGGAGCTGGCCGACGCCAAGGCCATGCTCGACGCCACCTTCGAGCAGAACCCGGTCCCCATGGTCCTGGTGACCATGCCCGGCGGCGTGGTCACAATCGCCAACAAGGCCAGCAAGGACTTCCTTGGCGTCGAGGACGGGTCGGAATACCTGGGCCGCTCCCTTTTAGACATCGACAGGAAGTGGGCGGAATACGACCCGCAGGGGCGCCTAGTGTCCGTTACTGATCTGCCGCTTTCGCGGGCCATGGCCGGGGAGACCACCAAGAACGAGCTATTGCGCATCCAGTGCGCCGACGGAGCCACCCGCTGGGAGCTGGTGAGCGCCGCGCCCATTTTCGGCCGGGACGGGCGCATGATCGGCGCGTTCACCACCTTTCCGGACATCACCGACCGGGTGCACGCCGAGGAAGCCATCAAGGAGTCGCTCAAGGAGAAGGAGGTACTCCTGCGGGAGGTTCACCACCGGGTGAAAAACAACCTCCAGATCATCTCCAGCCTCTTGAGCCTTCAGGAAAACTCCCTGGACAACCCGGCGGCCCTGGACGCACTGGCCAGCAGCAGGGGCAGGGTGGCCTCCATGGCCCTTATCCATGAGCAGCTCTACCGCTCCAGGGACCTCTCCGGTGTGGGCCTGGACGAATACCTCAGGCAGTTCCTCCCCCGGCTGGTCTCGACCTACGCGTCCGGGCGCAGCATCTCCCTGGTGCTTGAACCTTCCACCATAGCCCTGTGCCTGGACCAGGCCATCCCCCTTGGGCTCATAATAAACGAGCTGGTCACCAACTCCCTGAAGCACGCCTTCAAGGACACGGGCCAAGGGTGCATACGCGTCGTGGCGACACTGCACGACGGCACGGTCAGCCTGCTTGTGGCCGACGACGGCACGGGCCTGCCCGTTGACTACGAGGCGCGAAAGGACCAGTCCCTGGGCCTGCAGATCGTCACCATGCTGGCCAGGCAGCTACGCGGCA encodes:
- a CDS encoding EF-hand domain-containing protein gives rise to the protein MRAIAILSLLALVACATPAKKPAYDAADANKDGKISRQEFRNLFKDNAQDKADEMFNRHDTNRDGNLTGPEYDLWDVVGSDDSLRPW
- a CDS encoding DUF389 domain-containing protein, giving the protein MSENDNNTQHSQAVRLSIANGAELSLAYVFMNMLAATIASYGLLANSPAVIIGAMIIAMLLGPITGVSLALVDSDMKLLLRSLVTLGAGAVSVIAVALTVGVIHGDVPITNEIIARTTPNFADLMVALAGGAAGAYATVSPRLSVAFVGVAIATALVPPLSAASILFARGEIVPASGALLLTFTNIVAIQFASSVVFWFTGFRKISHAYGVSFFNFIKMNGVSICILVVLAGVLTDSMHEVLSKKIFESSSKHSLQQELESIEGNYLVSVRFEEQKGGGLIVRAVVRGPEPPSAAQVAQIEKKLPKHPKGKPQELRVRFVPTMTINRDGLLYQDPDDGYPAK
- a CDS encoding MucR family transcriptional regulator, which translates into the protein MDDCLKEALDIVKAQAKFRSMTAGEITSMVASLTANLKGIVEPGGCVYESGSAKGQDPKKAIKEKSVTCLECGESFKVITKRHLITHGLDKKSYLEKHGLKPGTALASKELTRTRRTKMKDMKLWERRTKKTVKG
- a CDS encoding PocR ligand-binding domain-containing protein gives rise to the protein MRDSANTSDELLAELQAARRKIAFLESRSATTGHAGELRMDTLCCSRIPSTDSATIDFKDLFDISKLQRLQDEFATATGVASIITYPDGTPITNPSNFCRLCSDLIRKTEKGCENCRMSDASIGRHCATGPIIEHCKSGGLWDAGAGITVGGQHVACWLIGQVRDETQTEESIRAYARQIGAEEDEVAKAFGEVPKMSLERFQNLAQVLFTLANQLSAMAHQNLRQARLIADLERTEKELKESTARINRITDAAQDAIIMMDPDGRISFWNLAAERILGYSREQALGMELHEILAPERYQQEARAAVHRFRSASQGGVLGRTVELAAKRKDGAELDVSLSLSGLEIEGRWHAVGIMRDITSRKQSDRELADAKAMLDATFEQNPVPMVLVTMPGGVVTIANKASKDFLGVEDGSEYLGRSLLDIDRKWAEYDPQGRLVSVTDLPLSRAMAGETTKNELLRIQCADGATRWELVSAAPIFGRDGRMIGAFTTFPDITDRVHAEEAIKESLKEKEVLLREVHHRVKNNLQIISSLLSLQENSLDNPAALDALASSRGRVASMALIHEQLYRSRDLSGVGLDEYLRQFLPRLVSTYASGRSISLVLEPSTIALCLDQAIPLGLIINELVTNSLKHAFKDTGQGCIRVVATLHDGTVSLLVADDGTGLPVDYEARKDQSLGLQIVTMLARQLRGKLATDICEGTTFRLSFPLSVRPA